The genomic interval CTACCATCACTATTGGAGGCGTGGACATGTTTTTGTATTATTGGACATTGTATATAACCATAATGCATATATTTAAATAGAACTTTAAAAACTTAAAAAAGTTAGAATTTACTCAAAGGAATAATCTTGACTTTTTCAAAAATAGTATTATTTGTATCTATACTTACTTGATTAAGAAACTTGGGGATTAATTATTATATGATTACGCAATCTCATTTTTGTAGATGATGCTAGGTATTCACAATCCAAAGCAGTAGTTAATTGAAATATTCACTGATCTATCTAGATATGATTATCCTTTTCAAACTTGGATCTTATCCAATTATCCATAACTGTTGCTAGCCTGTGACATTATCTATTCTGATCGGTCGATTCAAAAGCGATTGTGGCCGTGATATTTTATGATTGATCTCTTTTATTATCCAGTCATCTTGATAATGCCATTTTGTAAGTATGTATACATCAGCACTCTTAACTCCATCAAAGGAGATCACCTTAGCTAAAATGGAATCAACTGTGAATACGTTTTCACCAAAGAGTACAAAAGTTAACCTATCTTCTGAATCAATTATACTAGGGGCGTACAAAATATTATCCTGAAATTCCAAATACATTCGTTCAAGTATCGTCTTTCGATGAAGCATGGTTGTAGTAGTAATCGGAATGGCAAATTGGATATATCCTGTCATTACAGATGGATTGCATTGAATCGAAAAATCCAAAATTTTGGCCTCTTTCATGTTATTGAGGCGTCTTGTTGTCGTTTTTTCTGATATACCTACTTCACCAGCAATATCTGCTATTTCTGTCCTTGCACCTGACAGTAGTAAGCACTTAATTATTCTTAAATCAGTATCACTTAGATTTATTGATCCAACATTGCGTTCTAAAACAAAGATGCTCACAACGGTAGCGGGTTTTATATGCTGATTTAATGATTGAATAAATACATCATCTAGTGATTTTTCAATGATTAGCGCGACTACACATGTTCTTCCCATATGATGCACATAATATGCAAGGTTACCAATGCGCTTGAAACGTTTGATGACATCATCTTTTGTTATTCCATTGTTAGTTTTGATTAGTATAATAGCCGTCATGAACCCAAAAATTGCCGGATTGACTCTTATAACAAATCTTTCTATGACTCCATACTGCATCATCTTTTTGACCCGTGCCTTTACACTTTTTGAAGTTAAGCCAACGTTAAAACCAATACTACTAAATGATGTTCTACAGTTCTTGGCTAATGTGGAAAGAATTGTAAGGTCAGTTTTATCAAGGAAGAGTATTCTTTCATCTTTAGACATCATTGAGTTACTATCGATAATGATTTATAAAGTTGTCCGATATTGGGAGTTTGGTTTCCCCTAAAGATAAGTATCTGTAAGTGTAATAATATTTATGAAAAATTCTGAAACAATAAATGAACATGGTGGACCATCATTATCTTCAACTGGAAAACTAAAAGACAAGGTAACTAATTTCAATTCAAAAGGAACAATAATCTTTGATGAAAAGTACGGCACAATAAAGTTTGAACGACGACTTGCCCAACCAAAAGAGATGATTTGGAAGTCAATAACAGATATTAATGAAATTTCAAAGTGGTTGCCAAATTATAAAGGAACCTTTGAAGGATACAACGGCGGTTCAATCAATCTTGTTAATACTGTATCCGGATCCGGTGTAACTGGAAACATACTAGTCTGCGATCCTGAAAGTGTTTTAGAGTATGAGTGGCGTATCGCTCCAAGTCCAATGTTTCCTATTGGAGAACCCGAATCTCTTATACGATGGGAGCTTAAGGATGATGAAAATTCAAGCAAAAATGTAATCCTTAGCATGACTCACAGACGACTTACCAAACCAACAACCCTACTCTTTGCACCAGGTTGGCATGTATACTTGGACCGACTCGAAGCTAGTCTAGACAATAAAATTATTCCCGATTGGCTGCAAAGATTGGGAGAGGTTAAAGAATTGTACACCTCATCATAATAAATCTCTGACACTGAATGAGATCTGAATCTGATAGGAAACAAATTTGATTATTAGTTGAGATTCCGCCAACCTAACTTCAAAAAGTCCAAATCGCAAATCGCATATCTAAGGTCAAGTTTAAAAGGTAATGGTTGTTTAGTATTGTGAATGCAAAATTATAGGCCTTTTGGTGTTACGGTAATTGCGATACTTCTTGCTATCGGAGGTATAGGATCCTTGTTAAGCGGATTAACTGTTTTAGCTTTAATACCCATACTTGGTATAATTCTTGCAGGAATTTTATTTATAATTGGATTAGCTTATTTTGCTGTGGCATACGGCTTGTGGACTGGATCAAGCTGGGCTTGGATTGTTACATTGATATTGTGTTCAATAGCTATTATAGTTGGAATAGGATCTATTGTTATAGGGCATGTTGGATCACTGTTTCTAATCATTATAAATGGAATTATCATTTACTATCTTTACCAGCCAAAAGTGAAGGAGTATTTTGGAAAATAAATTAAATTGTACATCGCGATGTGAACCTTAGGAATTCGATATTGGATTATCCTTCATATCTTCATCTAATAATGTGTCGTTAATTTAATGTGACCATCGATAAATAATATATCACAGTATGCTTTGGAATACAGAAAAATGTAAAATACTTAATGGTTAACTTTTCTGATCAGCCTAGAATGAAAATAGTTGACATCTTGATTACCTCGTTGTAGTAAAATAGTTGATTATAGAAATTGGAACGAATGCAATAAAAGTATTAAACAAAAAAGGTTGTTGGAATGGTATGCAGTCATTAAATTTCTGGTGGTGGTATTGGTACATCTCCGCCATTAATCAAGATGTTATTTATGAGAGTGCAGTCTTGAGAACCACCAGAAGTCATTGTACCTGTCGCATCTTGGAACACTTGATTTACGTTAAAGTTAGGAGTACAGTCGCCTTCTGCCGTTGTTTCAGTAATGATACTTGTAGCCGTCAATTGATTTTGTAGATCGCTAGTATCTGCTAAAGTTTCAGTGATGACATAATTACCATCTTCTATGTTGACTGGAATTCCTGCTACACTTCCATCAAAGGTATCTGGGTTGGGATTATTTCCAGTTACGGTAATCTCAAAATCCTCAGGACCTGGAAAATTAGCAGAAGTTACTGCAAAATCACAAACTGCGGTATTATTAGGTTGTCCACCAACTGATTCACATGTTACTTCTTTGGAAACTGTGAGTATTCCGTCTTCTCCGCCGTTAGTATCATTGTCACCATTCCCATTATTGCTTCCGATGATTGTATCTCCACTGCTGCCTACAGAGCCCGTACCGTCACATCCTACAACTACAATAACACATTCTGCGCTTTGGCCGATGTCATCTATTCCACCTAGATTGTTGAGCAAGTCTAGTGCATCTGCATTTACATTTGAAATATTAGTTAAACTCATTGTGGTAAGCAATAATGTCGCGACAAGCGATATCGTCATTATAGCTTTCAATGATTTACTTGTTGAATCTTTACTGTCTTTTCATCATAAATTCATAATAAATTTGATTTATATTTAGAATAGGTCACTTGATATTCCTAAATTCTTGCATTGTAATGTAGTAGTATAAAATTACATGCTAACATTATCGTGAGTACACCTGTTAATTAATTCCTGATCTTTAATTAGCGGATATTTTATCAAGTTTTCAATTTTTATTTTCTTATTTTTCTTTCTCTGGTTATGACTAAGCTGTAATGAAGATTAAATACCTTAACATTGACTATCTACTTTTGATCCACTTGGTTTTCCCACCTTTTGTTATTTTTTTTGATGAATGTAATAGTTGGAAAATTTAATCGCGCTTATATCTAGCCAATCAATTACGTCAATTAACACACAAATTCAAAGAAAGCTTTTTTGAGATTATTCCAGTGGTGATAGTATGAATAAAAGCGCTGTAGACCATTTCTCCTATACTTCTAGGGAGTATTCATTTTCTAGGCCTTTCTATCCAGTTGTTCTTTATAAATATTTGAGTGATATAACACTTGACAATAGTATAGCATGGGATTGTGCCACAGGGAATGGACAAGCCGCAATAGGTCTGTGTAAATATTTTAAGAAAGTAATTGCAAGTGATGCAAGTGGAGGACAGCTGGACTATCAATTCAACAGGGGTAATATTGATTATCAGATGTTTCCAGCAGAAAATGCAGACCTAAAAGATGAGAGTATTGACTTGGTAACAGTAGCTCAGGCCGCACACTGGTTTGATCTGGACAAGTTCTATAAAGAGGTAAAAAGAGTGGGTAAACGAAATAGTATTTTAGCAATTTGGTCATACGGTATGCATAAAATAGATGATGATATTGACAAGATTAGTGCAAGGTTAAATGTAGATGGAGATCTCCTTGAAAAATATTGGCCTAAAGAGACGAGTTATGTCAAAGAAGACTACAAAACTATTCCCTTTCCTTTCAAAGAGATTGCCGCCCCAAAATTTGAGATGACCATAAATTGGAGTCTTGATGAACTTGTTAGTTACATGCAAACATGGTCTGCAGTAAAAAGGTTTAGTAAAGACAAAAACTCCAATCCCTTAAACTTGATTATCGCTGAATTGGAAAAATTATGGGGTAAACGTGACATACAAAAAACCGTTAAATGGGATATTAATATTCGAGTAGGAAAAATTCAACGTTAATTATTCTAACTATGGCATCAAAATACTCTCAATTGAACATGTTGTATTAGTGAGAAGATTATTAAATTTCAATCGGAAAATCAATTCGTAAATATTCCATATTGTTACCTGATGGAATAATCCAAAAAATAAATATGTTACTAATATCTGAATATATGTGCTAAGCCCTTGATTCTGATTATGAAAGGTCTGCCTAAAATCCGGACCCGTTGTACCCATCACTATAATAAGTAATTCTTATTCTTACTGATATTTGATTTCATAGTTATGGCTATTTTTACGTGAATATCTTGTTAGTCTGTCCCCCATGGATTGTCTATAACAAACTTCCAGGTTCCGTCGGGCTGTCGACGCAAAACATCTGCAGATTTAGCAGCCATATAAACAGGATTACCATCAGGTCCATTTCCATTAACCGACCATTCCGTTGTTACCAAAGCAAGATCACTTGTTTGAAGCACTCTCTTTACCTTTAATTTCAACTCACCCTTTAAGTCGATAAAAACACGTAGACATTGGCTAATGGATTCTGGACTCTTTGCAAGTTGCCCAGGTTCTGAGGCAAAACATGCATTAGGTTCATAGAGCTTCATTAACGAATCAAGGTCCCCATTGTTGATACCTTCAACCACTGTATTTAATACCCCTTCGGGTGTCGTATTTTCAGACATAGGGGTGGACTTGTGTTTGCTAGATATAAGGATATCACATAAGAATTTCTATTTACAATGACTCTCTCAATTGTTCCTTAGCGCCTATTACTAAATTTGTTTCACTCATGGTAAAATTCATGTCAATCATTTTGGATGACTTGAAAAGAAATCATTATTGTCAAATAATATTTTAAACTATAGTTCTATCCATTTTGGGGATGGCTTTGTTATTTGTAATTCATTTTCCTTTATGTTTATTATATTGAATATATTTTGCTTATACAATCACTTTTCATTTCTTTGGTCGATAGTTCTAAAACTGCTAGAATATTAGAGTATTGCACCTAGTTAGCAAAAACCAAATATTTTTTAGTGTTAGTATGAGTATGAGCAAAATAAAAACAACTCATAAAAAAAGTCAGGAGTCAAGAGCAGTATTTGGCATGATGACAATGGCAATGTTGTCATTATCTTTAGTTGTTGTCATGGGGGTACCACATGCATTACTACAAGAAGTGGATGCAATAAAATATCATCTTGATCTTCCTCTAAAGACCAAAGAATGCAAACTAGATACAAATCCATATGGACCATCCTGCAAACCTGACATACAATCCAGGGAAATCGTCGAGTTCAGATAACTGCAATAAATATACAAAATAATCTAAACTTTGCGATCACTACTTATTTTTTTTTTGCATAATACTTGATTTGAGAATGCGTTTATACTTTACTTACATCAAAAAAAGATTATTCTTTGATGAACCAAATCTCTGACGCGATACTTTCTTTACTTGACCTTGGTGTACCTTTATAGTTGATAGCAACTGGCAGTGTGATATCTTGCTACTTGAGCCAGTTTTCCCACTTGTCTTTATAGTGAAGTGCATCTTTTCTGCCTATCATTACCAAGTTTTCAATTGTACGAGTTGAAAACTCAAATGCTTTTCCATTAATATCGTCACTTTCATTAACATGTAGGTCGTTACCATATTCAATTCTAACAATGTTATCAATTGTAAATCTCCCGTTGATCAAGTCACAAAACTTTCTATGGTCTCCTTTTCTATCTTTGCTTCTAATTATTTTGTTTATTTCTGTTTTTAATTGTTCTGCTACCTTTTTATCTTTATTTTCAATATAATTCCAAAGTATTTTGCTGATACCTATATAGTCAGAGACAAGAATTGCAGATTTCTCATCATATTTGGATTTGTCATGATACAAAATATCTTGAACTCGATTGTTTAAAGAATCAGAATCTAATGGTGTGCCTTTTTGCAATGTGGGATACAGATCACCTATTATTATATCTAAAGAGGGAACTGTTGTTCCTTCAATAGTTGATTTATCATAATAATCTCTGTGTGCTTGCAATACTTCTCTTAAGGGTGTATTGCTTAGATAGAATCCGTCCATAAATGGACGGCTTTTTTCTTCAATCGTTCCATCTGAATAAGTTGTTTTTACCTTGAGTTCAGGAAGTTTATGTCTGAGGTGAGAAGACATTGTTGCAAGCAAATGTTTCATTTCAATTCCCTCGTCGTAATTGATTTCATGTTTTACTTTGTCCTCATCGCCATAAACTGACATAAGATGTCCATTCTCCTTTGGATAGCTATCAAACGTAACAGTGGTGGCATCCTGAACATCAACTCCAACTATGAGAAGCCTCGGTTGTTTTGTAGTGGTTCTTAATGGGATTAGTGTTCCATCACTGTTTTTGTTCCAGTATTTTAGAATTGCCTGAGTTATTGGAGAATTATCATATCTTAACATGAAACTGAATGGATTAAAAAACCTAAAATCTGGTTGTATGATAGATGGCGAAAGAACATTCGGAGTCCCTAGCGGGCCCAATGAAAATTGGAGCCAGGATCTATATTTTCTTGAAGACTCTGAAGTTGCCAACGGTCCAAGTTTGTCTGGCCAGTAATAATAAAAGGGCAAAAATGGCCATTTTTCTCTCCAATTCCCATAAATTTTATCGAACGAACCAAAAATTTGATTCCACCATTTGTTTGATTGGTCTCTAGAAAAATTTGCAATATCCTGCCAATAATCTACAAATCCGTTCTCAAAATACCACGTTGATGTAGATAGCTTTTTCCAAAAATCTATAAGGATGTCTGCTGAGCCCTTCCATGTTCCTCTGTGAGTAACGTAATTTACCAATAAAACAGCGTTAATTGCTCCTGCAGAAGTGCCTGCAACTATGTCAAACATAGTATTGCTTATGTTATCATCATTTCTGAAATAATTATCATGTAGGACCTTGAATATCCCTGCTTCGTAAGCTCCCAGTGCACCTCCTCCTTGGAAAATTAGTGCCCTTTGCTTGCTGTTCTTGTTACTGCCGTTGGAAAAAAATGTATTATCGACCATTATCTCATTATCCTCATTTCTCTGTTTATACTTGTACTAATTTGCATAGACTTATTATAAAGGTTTTGATAATAAATTGCATTGATTGACAATAACATAATAAATTCTCATACTGATTCTTGCATATTTATATATTAAAGATATTAAGGATTATTATTGTATCATTTTTTGACGTATCTAAAAATATTTACTTTCCTTGTATTTTTAGGATCGATTTTTGCATTTTCAAATCAGGTCGGAGCGACTTCTTTATTAGATTCAGATACTGTTACCACCTCATCATCAAATTTTAGTGGGTCAGTAACAAAAGTCACTGATGGAGATACTCTTGATATTAAGACGTCAGATGGCGAAACAATAACTATAAGACTTGCATTAATAGATGCGCCAGAAACCAAGGAATCAGGATACAATGAAGCAAAGGCCTTTTTGACTAAACAGTGTTTGGATAAGAATGCTCAGGCAGATCCTGATAGTAATCAAGGACTTACATATGGTCGAACTGTCGCAGTAGTATATTGTGAGGGCATAAACGTAAATGAAGAGACCCTGGATGAAGGTTTCGCTGAATTGTACAAAGATTTCTGTGATATATCTGAATTTTCAAATACCAATTGGGCACGAGAGCATGGTTGTTCTAATAGCGGCGGTTCCAATAAAGCGAATGAAGAAATTAGAAAATCTGAAGAGATATCTAATGAATTTAACAATAATCAAATTAAAAATAATAATCAATTGGACCGTGATTTAGATTGTAAGGACTTTAACAAGAAAAACATTCCAGTCGAAAACAATGATCCGCATAATCTCGATGCAGATGGTGATGGGATAGGTTGCGAGGGCTAATAGTAGTAACAACGACAACAACAATAAAAAAATCAGCATGAAATCTCATGTAAAATGATGATGATGATGGTCGTGAAGAAAGGATATTCATCAATATTTTATAAAAAATTAAAGTAGTGTGGACAATTGAGTTAGACATACAAATCGATCAACCCAACAATTGTTGAAAGATCGTAGTATATTGTCGACATGGTATTTGTATCTAAAAATATTGTTCCTACTTTAGAACTTCTTTTATGCTCGAGGGAATGTGGTCTGCACCTCCTTGAGAAGTTAAATTGATGGGGTTGAGCCCTTGATTTTCTAATAATTGTGAACCATTTTTGGACAGTATAAACTCTAGAAAGGAGGTTGCCCCTTCCATATTTTTCACAGTTTTTGGAATCGTTATTGAGAATTCAACTGGTTCCCCATAAATTGTTCTATCATCGAATTGCATAGTATAGTTTGCAAGTTTATAATAATCCGAATATATTGGATAGCCAAGGTTAATTTCTTTGGGGAGTGTTATATATGGGAGTCCTCTGGATACTGCC from Candidatus Nitrosocosmicus hydrocola carries:
- a CDS encoding class I SAM-dependent methyltransferase, encoding MNKSAVDHFSYTSREYSFSRPFYPVVLYKYLSDITLDNSIAWDCATGNGQAAIGLCKYFKKVIASDASGGQLDYQFNRGNIDYQMFPAENADLKDESIDLVTVAQAAHWFDLDKFYKEVKRVGKRNSILAIWSYGMHKIDDDIDKISARLNVDGDLLEKYWPKETSYVKEDYKTIPFPFKEIAAPKFEMTINWSLDELVSYMQTWSAVKRFSKDKNSNPLNLIIAELEKLWGKRDIQKTVKWDINIRVGKIQR
- a CDS encoding YybH family protein translates to MSENTTPEGVLNTVVEGINNGDLDSLMKLYEPNACFASEPGQLAKSPESISQCLRVFIDLKGELKLKVKRVLQTSDLALVTTEWSVNGNGPDGNPVYMAAKSADVLRRQPDGTWKFVIDNPWGTD
- a CDS encoding thermonuclease family protein, whose amino-acid sequence is MYHFLTYLKIFTFLVFLGSIFAFSNQVGATSLLDSDTVTTSSSNFSGSVTKVTDGDTLDIKTSDGETITIRLALIDAPETKESGYNEAKAFLTKQCLDKNAQADPDSNQGLTYGRTVAVVYCEGINVNEETLDEGFAELYKDFCDISEFSNTNWAREHGCSNSGGSNKANEEIRKSEEISNEFNNNQIKNNNQLDRDLDCKDFNKKNIPVENNDPHNLDADGDGIGCEG
- a CDS encoding patatin-like phospholipase family protein, translated to MVDNTFFSNGSNKNSKQRALIFQGGGALGAYEAGIFKVLHDNYFRNDDNISNTMFDIVAGTSAGAINAVLLVNYVTHRGTWKGSADILIDFWKKLSTSTWYFENGFVDYWQDIANFSRDQSNKWWNQIFGSFDKIYGNWREKWPFLPFYYYWPDKLGPLATSESSRKYRSWLQFSLGPLGTPNVLSPSIIQPDFRFFNPFSFMLRYDNSPITQAILKYWNKNSDGTLIPLRTTTKQPRLLIVGVDVQDATTVTFDSYPKENGHLMSVYGDEDKVKHEINYDEGIEMKHLLATMSSHLRHKLPELKVKTTYSDGTIEEKSRPFMDGFYLSNTPLREVLQAHRDYYDKSTIEGTTVPSLDIIIGDLYPTLQKGTPLDSDSLNNRVQDILYHDKSKYDEKSAILVSDYIGISKILWNYIENKDKKVAEQLKTEINKIIRSKDRKGDHRKFCDLINGRFTIDNIVRIEYGNDLHVNESDDINGKAFEFSTRTIENLVMIGRKDALHYKDKWENWLK
- a CDS encoding SRPBCC domain-containing protein, which produces MKNSETINEHGGPSLSSTGKLKDKVTNFNSKGTIIFDEKYGTIKFERRLAQPKEMIWKSITDINEISKWLPNYKGTFEGYNGGSINLVNTVSGSGVTGNILVCDPESVLEYEWRIAPSPMFPIGEPESLIRWELKDDENSSKNVILSMTHRRLTKPTTLLFAPGWHVYLDRLEASLDNKIIPDWLQRLGEVKELYTSS
- a CDS encoding AsnC family transcriptional regulator yields the protein MMSKDERILFLDKTDLTILSTLAKNCRTSFSSIGFNVGLTSKSVKARVKKMMQYGVIERFVIRVNPAIFGFMTAIILIKTNNGITKDDVIKRFKRIGNLAYYVHHMGRTCVVALIIEKSLDDVFIQSLNQHIKPATVVSIFVLERNVGSINLSDTDLRIIKCLLLSGARTEIADIAGEVGISEKTTTRRLNNMKEAKILDFSIQCNPSVMTGYIQFAIPITTTTMLHRKTILERMYLEFQDNILYAPSIIDSEDRLTFVLFGENVFTVDSILAKVISFDGVKSADVYILTKWHYQDDWIIKEINHKISRPQSLLNRPIRIDNVTG